The proteins below are encoded in one region of Stenotrophomonas bentonitica:
- a CDS encoding pilus assembly protein: MRFHRAVFLLLSMLFATPVSANLDVHPMRVHVDSGRTTSIRVHAQSPRTQYVRATVKRVVDPAGDAEHEVDEPPGDAAALAVTPGMFALAGGGSRLVRAIALAPVAEETAFGVYFEGVRGEDPEASAAVGPTASATIGVSLVWGVLVNVLPADGRVAMQLVDGHLHNRGTLRLGIRRIEQCLAGACTTHDIERSVYPGAALALPFQPTSGARLRVDYRLSRDGYREHQQVLLP, encoded by the coding sequence ATGCGCTTCCATCGAGCCGTTTTCCTGCTGCTTTCCATGCTGTTCGCCACGCCGGTGTCTGCCAACCTGGACGTGCATCCGATGCGCGTGCACGTCGACAGCGGGCGCACCACCAGCATCCGCGTGCACGCGCAGTCGCCACGCACCCAGTACGTCCGCGCCACGGTCAAGCGCGTGGTCGACCCGGCGGGCGACGCCGAACACGAGGTCGACGAACCGCCCGGCGACGCTGCCGCGCTCGCGGTCACCCCGGGCATGTTCGCGCTGGCCGGCGGCGGCAGCCGCCTTGTGCGGGCGATCGCACTGGCGCCGGTGGCCGAGGAAACCGCGTTCGGGGTGTACTTCGAAGGCGTGCGCGGCGAAGACCCGGAGGCATCGGCGGCGGTGGGGCCCACCGCCAGCGCCACCATCGGGGTCAGCCTGGTGTGGGGCGTGCTGGTCAACGTGCTGCCCGCAGACGGCCGTGTCGCGATGCAACTGGTCGACGGCCACCTGCACAACCGCGGCACGTTGCGGCTGGGCATCCGCCGCATCGAACAGTGCCTCGCCGGCGCCTGCACCACCCACGACATCGAGCGCAGCGTCTATCCCGGCGCAGCGCTGGCGCTGCCTTTCCAGCCCACGTCCGGCGCGCGCTTGCGCGTGGACTACCGGCTCAGCCGCGACGGCTACCGCGAACACCAGCAGGTCCTGCTGCCTTGA
- a CDS encoding YadA-like family protein codes for MHRFEHALFLRRHARLAAALIVALPGGVAATPPQASSPAGVEVRDDDAPASARALSFAGGLGVGVGVAGVFGRDHVRERVIQCPAPPPPLPAEGVLPPGWSDALWQVSDNDQRIARNRLDIDLLRDDMQAVVPDLSDVVRFDKDATVHLRGARLIALGEGDVGPDSRHAVNGKQLHATEKRVAALEYTQLYARVGADDESFPAYAGHLSTAMGSDARAVASGSTAIGSYATALGSNSVALGRAAIILEGADDGFALGSRSRVLAENGMAIGASTQVWEGAHDSVALGFGSIVQRPFEVSVGGQGIRRRITNAMPGIAPDDVVSLRQLSDLAGVIGTGVNAEGGVRGLRFAVQGRYHGTVASALDALDYAVSAAHDRMGEIDHQVSALAAQQGSDGQGSAGVEAAPMLAASVEATADAGREAASAEDAPAPAPASAAGPAEAAARGAQQAQAPLPPVDTRAVDDAVQRANAYTDQALAGVDRRFDRLDRRMNRMAAMGSAQAAMAMNTAGLPTWNRLGAGVGHADGESALAVGYQRVLDRRATTTFSLNGAFSQGGESTVAVGVGIGW; via the coding sequence ATGCACCGTTTCGAACACGCACTTTTTCTGCGCCGCCACGCCCGCCTTGCCGCCGCACTGATCGTAGCGCTGCCGGGGGGCGTCGCGGCCACGCCGCCGCAGGCGTCCAGCCCGGCTGGCGTGGAGGTGCGCGACGACGACGCGCCTGCGTCTGCGCGCGCGCTGTCGTTCGCCGGTGGGCTGGGGGTCGGGGTCGGCGTGGCCGGCGTGTTCGGCCGCGACCACGTGCGCGAGCGCGTGATCCAGTGCCCGGCACCGCCGCCGCCGTTGCCGGCCGAAGGCGTGCTGCCGCCGGGATGGTCCGACGCGCTCTGGCAGGTCAGCGACAATGACCAGCGGATCGCCCGCAACCGCCTCGACATCGACCTGCTGCGCGACGACATGCAGGCGGTCGTTCCCGACCTGAGCGATGTGGTGCGCTTCGACAAGGACGCTACCGTGCACCTGCGTGGCGCACGCCTGATCGCCCTTGGCGAGGGCGATGTGGGTCCCGACAGCCGCCACGCGGTCAACGGAAAGCAGCTGCATGCCACCGAAAAACGGGTCGCGGCGCTGGAGTACACCCAGCTGTACGCGCGGGTCGGCGCCGACGATGAGAGTTTCCCCGCCTATGCCGGTCACTTGAGCACCGCAATGGGCAGTGACGCCCGCGCAGTGGCCTCGGGTTCGACCGCGATCGGCAGTTACGCCACCGCGCTGGGCAGCAATTCGGTGGCGCTGGGACGCGCTGCGATCATTCTGGAAGGTGCCGACGACGGCTTCGCACTCGGTTCGCGGTCGCGCGTGCTGGCCGAGAACGGCATGGCCATCGGTGCCTCCACCCAGGTCTGGGAAGGCGCCCACGACAGCGTGGCGCTGGGGTTTGGCTCGATCGTGCAGCGACCGTTCGAAGTGTCGGTGGGCGGGCAGGGCATCCGTCGGCGGATCACCAACGCGATGCCGGGCATCGCTCCCGACGACGTGGTGTCGCTGCGGCAGCTCTCGGACCTGGCGGGGGTGATCGGCACCGGCGTCAACGCCGAAGGCGGCGTGCGCGGCCTGCGCTTTGCGGTGCAGGGCCGGTATCACGGCACGGTCGCCAGTGCGCTGGATGCGCTGGACTACGCGGTGAGTGCCGCGCATGACCGGATGGGCGAGATCGACCACCAGGTCAGCGCGCTGGCCGCGCAGCAGGGCAGTGACGGGCAGGGCAGTGCAGGCGTGGAGGCGGCCCCCATGCTGGCGGCGTCCGTGGAGGCGACCGCTGATGCAGGCCGCGAGGCAGCGTCCGCAGAGGATGCGCCTGCGCCTGCGCCCGCGTCCGCCGCAGGTCCGGCCGAGGCTGCGGCGCGCGGCGCGCAGCAGGCCCAAGCGCCCCTGCCGCCGGTCGACACACGTGCCGTGGACGACGCCGTGCAGCGCGCCAACGCCTACACCGACCAGGCGCTGGCCGGCGTCGACCGCCGCTTCGACCGGCTCGACCGGCGCATGAACCGCATGGCGGCGATGGGCAGCGCACAGGCGGCCATGGCGATGAATACCGCCGGGTTGCCCACCTGGAACCGGCTCGGCGCGGGCGTCGGCCATGCCGATGGCGAGTCCGCACTCGCGGTGGGATACCAGCGCGTGCTGGACCGGCGCGCCACCACCACCTTCAGCCTCAACGGCGCCTTCAGCCAGGGCGGCGAGAGCACCGTGGCGGTGGGCGTGGGCATCGGCTGGTGA
- a CDS encoding penicillin-binding protein 1A, with the protein MTRLRRWLRWMLVVFLVLALIGAAVAGGLYYAISARLPDVQTLRDIEMQEPMYVYAADGQLMAVFGESRRTPITMKEVPERLKQAFLATEDARFYEHGGVDYKGIARAVWLLATTNDKRVPGGSTITQQVARQFFLSSEYSYTRKLAEILLARKIEQELSKDEIFELYLNKSFFGNRSYGVAAAAQFYYGKTLAELDLDEMASLAGIPKFPSSGNPISNPERARERRDFYVLQRMANLGFISQAEADAAKAVPMHATAHEPPVQVDAPYVAELVRQEMIARFGGDVLNKGYHVTTTINAEMQAAANLAVRDGLLQYDHRHGWHGVEQQVQLGAGDDAAALAGHLRGISAQSGLLPAIVASTGADGSATVVLANRTEVVLPASAAKWTNKTPAKLVQRGDIVRVRTGEKEGQWLLDQIPRGQSALVSLDAQNGALKALVGGFSFSGNKFNRATQARRQPGSSFKPFIYAAAFDKGFNPASIVLDAPVVFRDRRGKTWQPQNDGGGFRGPMRLREALVQSRNLVSVRLLDGMGVEYARKYISEFGFAEAELPPNLSMSLGTASLTPLSVARGYAVFANGGSRVDTWLIDQVSDRDGNLVFKENPARACRECVGTSGGAPVSQVVDGFNFGAAAAPAPAGAPTPEQAAAPVVPVDPNARTAPRAIDARTAYQLVSMMRDVVQRGTGTAAKVLGREDVGGKTGSTNDHRDAWFSGFGGPYVTTVWVGRDDFRSLGYREYGGRAALPIWIDYMRVAMKDTPVAQNEPPTGMVQATLNGATEWVKVEDMEKLAEYDFNTQTQQADDAAFDIF; encoded by the coding sequence ATGACTCGTCTTCGACGCTGGCTGCGCTGGATGCTGGTGGTTTTCCTGGTCCTGGCCCTGATCGGCGCGGCCGTCGCCGGCGGCCTGTACTACGCCATTTCCGCGCGGCTGCCGGACGTCCAGACCCTGCGCGACATCGAAATGCAGGAGCCGATGTACGTCTATGCGGCCGACGGCCAGCTGATGGCGGTGTTCGGCGAGTCGCGGCGGACCCCGATCACCATGAAGGAGGTCCCGGAGCGCCTCAAGCAGGCCTTCCTGGCCACCGAGGACGCCCGCTTCTATGAGCACGGGGGGGTCGACTACAAGGGCATCGCCCGCGCGGTCTGGCTGCTGGCCACCACCAACGACAAGCGGGTCCCGGGCGGGTCGACCATCACCCAGCAGGTGGCCCGGCAGTTCTTCCTGAGCTCGGAGTACAGCTACACCCGCAAGCTGGCCGAGATCCTGCTGGCGCGCAAGATCGAACAGGAACTGAGCAAGGACGAGATCTTCGAGCTGTACCTGAACAAGAGCTTCTTCGGCAACCGGTCCTACGGCGTGGCCGCGGCGGCCCAGTTCTACTACGGCAAGACCCTGGCCGAGCTGGACCTGGACGAGATGGCCTCGCTGGCCGGCATCCCCAAGTTCCCCTCCAGCGGCAACCCGATTAGCAACCCCGAGCGCGCCCGCGAGCGCCGCGACTTCTACGTGCTGCAGCGCATGGCCAACCTGGGCTTCATCAGCCAGGCCGAGGCCGACGCGGCCAAGGCGGTGCCGATGCACGCCACCGCGCATGAGCCGCCGGTGCAGGTCGACGCCCCGTACGTGGCCGAGCTGGTCCGCCAGGAAATGATCGCCCGCTTCGGCGGCGACGTGCTCAACAAGGGCTACCACGTCACCACCACCATCAACGCCGAGATGCAGGCGGCGGCGAACCTGGCGGTGCGCGACGGCCTGCTGCAGTACGACCACCGGCATGGCTGGCACGGGGTGGAGCAGCAGGTGCAGCTGGGCGCGGGCGACGATGCAGCGGCGCTGGCTGGCCACCTGCGCGGGATCAGCGCCCAGTCCGGGCTGCTGCCGGCGATCGTGGCCTCCACCGGCGCCGACGGCAGCGCCACGGTGGTGCTGGCCAACCGCACCGAGGTGGTGCTGCCGGCCTCGGCGGCCAAGTGGACCAACAAGACCCCGGCCAAGCTGGTCCAGCGCGGCGACATCGTGCGCGTGCGCACCGGCGAGAAGGAAGGCCAGTGGCTGCTCGACCAGATTCCGCGCGGCCAGTCCGCGCTGGTCTCGCTGGACGCCCAGAACGGCGCGCTGAAGGCGCTGGTGGGCGGTTTCAGCTTCTCCGGCAACAAGTTCAACCGCGCCACCCAGGCGCGCCGCCAGCCGGGTTCGAGCTTCAAGCCGTTCATCTACGCGGCCGCGTTCGACAAGGGCTTCAACCCGGCCTCGATCGTGCTGGACGCCCCGGTGGTGTTCCGCGACCGTCGCGGCAAGACCTGGCAGCCGCAGAACGACGGCGGCGGTTTCCGCGGTCCGATGCGCCTGCGCGAAGCGCTGGTGCAGTCGCGCAACCTGGTGTCGGTGCGCCTGCTCGACGGCATGGGCGTGGAGTACGCGCGCAAGTACATCAGCGAGTTCGGCTTCGCCGAGGCCGAGCTGCCGCCGAACCTGTCGATGTCGCTCGGTACCGCGTCGCTGACCCCGCTCTCGGTGGCACGCGGCTATGCGGTGTTCGCCAACGGCGGTTCGCGCGTGGATACGTGGCTGATCGACCAGGTCAGCGACCGCGACGGCAACCTGGTGTTCAAGGAAAACCCGGCCCGGGCGTGCCGTGAGTGCGTCGGCACCAGCGGCGGCGCGCCGGTCAGCCAGGTGGTGGACGGCTTCAACTTCGGCGCGGCCGCCGCGCCGGCTCCGGCCGGTGCGCCCACGCCCGAGCAGGCCGCCGCTCCAGTGGTGCCGGTCGACCCCAATGCGCGCACCGCGCCGCGGGCGATCGATGCGCGCACCGCCTACCAGCTGGTCTCGATGATGCGCGACGTGGTCCAGCGCGGTACCGGCACCGCAGCCAAGGTGCTCGGCCGCGAGGACGTGGGCGGCAAGACCGGCTCCACCAACGACCACCGCGATGCATGGTTCTCCGGTTTCGGTGGCCCGTACGTCACCACCGTGTGGGTGGGCCGCGACGACTTCCGTTCGCTGGGCTACCGCGAGTACGGCGGCCGTGCGGCACTGCCGATCTGGATCGACTACATGCGGGTGGCGATGAAGGACACCCCGGTGGCGCAGAACGAGCCGCCGACCGGGATGGTGCAGGCCACGCTCAACGGCGCTACCGAGTGGGTGAAGGTGGAGGACATGGAGAAGCTCGCCGAGTACGACTTCAACACCCAGACCCAGCAGGCCGACGACGCAGCGTTCGATATTTTCTGA
- a CDS encoding CfaE/CblD family pilus tip adhesin — translation MSRTAYWLAVVGLASLLPAGPAAAQRPPVTLPTPGTTVTTHHHAFDRAAPQSLQLWAPRTVLGFQEVDHGHGRIHVTCTDTPARGRCPRTDSGEGPTGRSPIQLEFHEQRSGQRRDIAVIGWLERVEWERACSNDYWDKSEYPLWTSATRECHIAPAGTAATLEIAARDIALLVAGHWQAELHLDVRSGLAGAMLGRHVFVLAVTVTDPERAAIHFPEHGASVAPMDLQLQMRTRPLPASVGGEGVLDMCLYDGLGSLSSQLVLVARDDGPEAPGRPHGHFSVWHQRGGRAAHDRIDYRLHLLHAGRRIDLAHDVHTVLDGIDSAELRPVLLPGMEQAVHCVPTPLTFLTPPFPAADKRDGRYQGELSLEMRLPTRRP, via the coding sequence GTGAGCCGCACGGCGTATTGGCTGGCCGTGGTCGGCCTGGCATCGCTGCTGCCGGCAGGGCCGGCCGCTGCGCAGCGGCCGCCGGTGACCTTGCCCACGCCGGGCACCACCGTCACCACGCATCACCACGCCTTCGACCGGGCCGCGCCGCAGTCATTGCAGCTGTGGGCGCCGCGTACCGTGCTCGGTTTCCAGGAAGTGGACCACGGGCACGGACGTATCCATGTGACCTGCACGGACACGCCGGCGCGCGGACGCTGCCCCCGCACCGACAGCGGCGAAGGCCCGACCGGGCGCAGCCCGATCCAGCTGGAGTTCCACGAACAGCGCAGTGGCCAGCGCCGCGACATCGCGGTCATCGGCTGGCTGGAGCGGGTCGAATGGGAGCGCGCCTGCAGCAACGACTACTGGGACAAGTCGGAGTACCCGTTGTGGACCTCGGCCACCCGCGAGTGTCACATCGCACCCGCCGGCACGGCGGCGACGCTGGAGATCGCGGCCCGCGACATCGCGCTGCTGGTGGCCGGGCACTGGCAGGCCGAGCTGCACCTGGACGTGCGCAGCGGCTTGGCCGGTGCGATGCTGGGCCGGCATGTGTTCGTGCTGGCGGTGACCGTCACCGATCCCGAGCGCGCCGCGATCCATTTTCCCGAACATGGCGCCTCGGTCGCGCCGATGGACCTGCAGCTGCAGATGCGCACGCGGCCGCTGCCGGCCAGCGTCGGCGGGGAAGGGGTGCTGGACATGTGCCTGTACGACGGCCTGGGTTCGCTCAGCAGCCAGCTGGTACTGGTCGCGCGTGACGACGGCCCCGAAGCGCCCGGCCGACCGCACGGTCACTTCTCGGTCTGGCATCAGCGTGGCGGGCGCGCCGCGCATGACCGGATCGATTACCGCCTGCACCTGCTGCACGCGGGCCGGCGCATCGACCTGGCGCATGACGTGCACACCGTGCTGGACGGGATCGACAGCGCCGAGCTGCGGCCGGTGCTGCTGCCGGGCATGGAGCAGGCCGTGCACTGCGTGCCCACGCCGCTGACCTTCCTGACCCCGCCGTTTCCCGCTGCGGACAAACGCGATGGCCGTTACCAGGGCGAGCTTAGCCTGGAAATGCGCCTGCCGACCCGTCGCCCCTGA